In Deltaproteobacteria bacterium, the sequence TGGCCCGCGCCAGGACGAAAAGGGTTCGAGAATTCAGCCATATCCGTTTTTACTCCCATTAATAGATTGATCTAAATTTAGTCATAATACTTAATTTAGTCAACAGAATAATCCACTCTAAACAGCGCTAAAAGCCATTGCTCCGCAACTCCGGGCCAAGGCAAAGGGGCCTCAGGTCGGCAGGCTGGAGAAACACAGCCACGCGTACGGTACGGTACCGTGGTTTCAGGATTGGAACTGCTGCTTCAGGATCCGGAAGATCAACCCGTAGAAACGGCAGCAGGAGGGCAGGGTCGCCGTCAGGAACTCGCGGATGGATTGCACCGACAGCCGCGCGTCCACGTGGCTCACCACCTCAAGGATGGCAACGTAGACGCGGCTCGGGTGCGGTAGTGCGTCCGCCAGCCGCAGGCTCTCGGTCGAGGGGATCAGCGGGTCGGTGTCGCCGTGGCCGATGAGGACTCGCGCCGCGACTCGCGAGACCACCGGACGCAGAGAGAGGCCCTCCAGATAGTGCCGCACGCCGGGTTCGGTCGCCTCCACCAGACTCTGGACCCGGGCAGGGTCCTGGTTGCGGATCAGGTCGTACAGGGCGCGCCCGTCTTCCGTGAGCCGTTCCGGCGAAATCACCGGCGCCTCCCCGTCCCATCGGGTGACGCCGGCTTTGACCTCCCGCTCCATGTCATCGAGCAGACCGGACAACACCTTGCGATCCTCCTCCGCCATCACATGGACCAGGAGGTTCTTCACCAACACGTACCTTGCGTAGATCTCCGGTGGTTGGACGTGCCCGTGGCCCCGGTATTCGTCCCGGCCGGTGGTAAGGTAACGGATTATGTTGACGGTGTCGTAGTAGCCGCCGAAGGACACCACGAACTTCACCCGTTCGCGGATGGAGGGATCCGCCGCGGCCTTCAGGGTTGGACCCGCGGCAAAGCTGATGCCGAACAGACCGGAGCGGTTTTCGTCCACCTCCTCCCGCGAGAGCATGAAGCGAAAGGCAGCCGCGATGTCCTCGGATTCCGCCATCTCCAGCCGAAGGGACTTGAGGCCATCGAGCTCGGGCACCAGGACGGCGAAACCGCAGGAAGCGAGCTCGTTCGCCAAAGCTGCCAGGCGCGGGTCGTCCTTGCCCGTGTCGAGCACCCCGTGGGTGACGAGCAGACCCGCGCGTGGCTGACCATCCCGGACCGCGTAGAGATCGGCGACCATGTGCCGGTCGCCGCCGACTATGGTGAGGGTACGGACGGCGGGCTTGCGCCGGCGCCAACCTCGCAGCAGCTTCCTGAAACCCTCGCCGCCCAACAGGTGCAGCAGCAGCAGCAGGCTCAGAACCGCGATCCGGACGTATGAAAGGATGAACAAGGGCGGCGACCCGCCGGGGTGGTGGCGCGTGGCGGCGACCCGCGAGACTCGACGGGTTCCCGCGGCCGGCCGCTGCCGGCTACGGGAAACCCAATCGATGTTCCAGCGGATTCACCCGGAGATTCCGCTAGTGATGCGCGGCCTCTCCCTCCAGGGCGAGGTTGATGTGGTGGTGCGACTTGGACACCGGGCCGATGCCCTTGGCGATGGTGGTCCAGTGCTCGCCTTCGTCGTCGCTGTAGAAGATGTCGCCGTCGGTGGTGCCGGCGAAGATGGCGTAGCCGCCGTTCCACGCGTCCATGCACATGGCCTCGATGTTGGCGCGGATGTGCTCGGGCAGGCCCTCGCCCAGGATGTCCCAGGTCTGGCCGCCGTCACGGCTGCGCGCCACGCGGGCGTCCGCCGTGTGCAGCTTGCGCCACGTGCCCGGGCCGGTCTTGGCGCCGGCCACGAACAGCAGGTTGGAGTCCTGCGGGTGGATGAAAAACGGGTCCACGTAGCCGATGCGGAAGTCCCGCGGGGTCATGTTCTTCCAGGTGGCGCCGCCGTCCCCGCTCACGCAGAAGCCCGCCATGACCTCGGGGCCGCAGTTGGTGGTGGGCGCCGTGCCGTAGAGCTTGTCGGGGTCGTTGGACGGGATGAACACGCGGTGCGCGTCCGGGTTGATGTTGGAGATAGTGCTCCAGCTCTTTCCGCCGTCCGTGGTGCGCAGGAAGCCGCCCACCTCCACCGCCACGTGGATGATGTCGGGGTCCGTGGGATGGAACGTGATGCTCTTGGCGTGGGCCTGATGCGGCTCCGCCGGGAACGTCCACTTCTCGACCCCCGGCACCTGCCGGAAGGCCGGCATGTCGTTCCAGCTCTTGCCGAGGTCGTCGCTGTAGTAGAGGTGCGCGGGCTGCGTGCCGGCGTAGACACGGGGCTTGCCGTCCACCAACTGGGTGGCCAGCGAGTAGATTTCCTTGTCGCCGATGCCGCTGTCCCGCTTCTCCCAAGTGCCGCCCTTGTCGGCGCTGGCGTAGATCTCGCAGTCGTAGGTGCCCGCCAGCAGCGTGCCGGTGGTGGGCTCGAAGACGACGGCGCTGACGTGCTTGCCCGGCAGGTGCACGTTGTCCTGCCGCCACGAGCCGTTGTCCCGGCGGAACGAGAAGACGCCGTCCACGGTGCCGACGAGCAGGTTGTCGGCGGCGGTTTCGCCGTGGGTCAGCAACTGGCCCCCAGGGGATAGACAGACAAACATGATCAGTCCTCCTTCGCGCTAGTGTCGTGTCCGGTAAACTCCTGGCATCCGTTGCTCAGGATTTACGGTTGAAGATCTTTAGCGTCCTGACGTGCGCTCCGGCCCCGCAAGCTCCAAACGTTCCCCGGGCCGCGTCGCCACGCCTAGTCGGTCCAATCTACTGAAGCGCCGGCCACGCCGTCAAGACACGCGGGGTTGAATTTCCGCGCTCCTTGTTATTAGTTCTCACAGCGAACGAGACGCCGCACGGCACTCTTGCGGCGCTCCGAAGTCGATTTCAACCCAGGCAAATCCTTAAGGAGGTAGTTCATGTACACGACCGACCAATACGAGGGCATGCTGGCCGAGACCATCACCATCCAGGGTCACAACGGCGACACCATCAACGCGTACTACGCGCGCCCGCTGGGCGCGGGGCCGTTCCCCGGCGTGGTGGCCATTCACCATCTGCCCGGCTGGGACGAATGGTACCGGGAAGCCACGCGCAGGCTCGCGCACCACGGCTTCGCCACCATCTCGCCCGACCTTTACCACCGTGCCGGCGCCGGCACCCCGGAAGACGTGGCCGCCAAGATCCGCGCCGACGGGGGCGTGGCCGACGACCAGGTGGTGGGCGACCTCACGGGCGCCATGAACTACCTGCGCTCCATGCCCTATCACAACGGCAAGGTGGGGATCTGGGGCACCTGCTCGGGCGGACGCCATGCCTTTCTCACCGCCTGCCGCGCCCAGGGCTTCGACGCGGTGGTGGAGTGCTGGGGCGGCCGCGTGGTGGCCAGCGGCGACGACCTCACCGCGAAGCAGCCCGTCGCCCCCTTCGACTACACCGCCGACCTCTCGTGCCCGATCCTGGGGATCTTCGGCAACGACGACAAGAGCCCCTCGCCGGAGCAGGTGGACCAGCACGAGGCGGAGCTCAAAAAGCACGGCAAGGACTACGAGTTCCACCGCTATGACGGCGCGGGCCACGGCTTCTTCTACTACGACCGCCCGGCCTACCGTCAGGAGCAGGCCGTGGACGGCTGGAAAAAGCTCCTGGATTTCTTCGGCAAGCAGCTCGGATAAGGCGGATCGCCGTGAGGCCCGGACCGCGCCTGGGACTAGCCCGAGCGCTTCCGGGCTCGCGCGCGGGTTCATTTCCGAAGAAGCGAAAGGAGACGACCATGTGCACGATGATCGCCAAAAAGGTCGTTATGGAGGGAAGCGGCAAGCAGTCGGAAGACTGGTTCAAGGTCAACCAGGCCAACGTCGCCTATGACCACCCGTACCATGTCTTCCGGGAGCATTCCCTCAACATCGACTTCGTCAACGAGACCGAGGGAACCGGCGCCCGCGTGGCCGTGGAGTTGAGCGTGGACTCGGCCCGCAAGCTGGTGGACACCATCCTCAACGTGCTGGACGAGGCGGAGCGGGGCGGCTGGATCGACGAGAACGAAGGGGCGGAGGAGCACATGCCTCCGGTGAAGAGTTCGGGGACCCTGTAGAGCGGCACCATCTCCTGTAGGGGCGACCGGCCGGTCGCCCCTACATTCACACCTCGATTACAGTTTTGTTTGAACAGGCCGTCGCGGGCACCGAGCGTAACGGTGCGAGCACGGGGTGCTACCCTTGGGCCGGCACCGCGGCGATCTCGCTCACCGGCACCCCATAGAAATCCGCGGCATTCCGGCACAGGATGCGGTGCTTGTTCTCCTCGGTGAGGTCGTCGCGCTGGCGCAGCTTCTCCACCGAGTGGGGCCAGTCCGTGTCCCAGTGGGGGTTGTCGGACGAGTACAGCAGGCTGCGGTCGCCGATGTGGCGGATGGCGTCGGGGATGGTGAGCTCCTCGCATTCCACGCCGAAGTAGCACCGCCCGCTCTTCACGTACTCGCTGGGCGCGCGCGTGCACAGCGGCGCCTCTACGTCGCCGCGCTTCTCCCACTCCTCGTCCAGCCGGTCCATCCAGTAGGGAACCCAGCCGGCGCCCGACTCCAGGAAGCCCACCTTGAGCCCGGGGTAGCGCTCCAGCACCCCGCCGAAGATGAGCTGGGTCATGGCGATCATCTGCTCGAACGGATGAGTCACCGCGTGGATGGCCAGGAACTTGTCGAAGCGGTCGGTGCCCGCGGCGTCGCGCGGCTGGCTGTGGATGGCCAGGGGCACTTTGAGCCGCTCGGCTGCGGCGTAGAACGGGTCCAGCTCCCGGTCCGAGAGCTTGCGCCAGGCCACGTAGGTGGGCACCTGCACCGCCACCATGCCCATCTCCACCAGGCGCTCCAGCTCCTCCACCGCGCTCTCCACCTCCTGCAGCGCGACGATGCCCACGCCCTTGATGCGCTCGGGCGAGGCGCCGCAGAACTCGTGCAGCCAGCCATTGTAGGCGTTGGCCAGCACCCGCGCCCGGGCTGGATCGCGCACGTTGCCGATGCCCAGCCCCGCCGTGGGGAACAATACCGCGGTGTCGATGCCCTCGGCGTCAATGTCCGAGAGCTCACGCTCGGGGTCCGCCACCCGGTGCCCCATGCGCCCCAGGTTCCGGTCCCAGCCGTCGTGGGGGTACAGCTCGCGGGCGGAGCTGTAGGGCTCCGGAACCCGCTCCCGATAGGCGGTCATTGGCTCCGTCAGATGGCCGTCCGCGTCGATTACAGGATATCCGATCATTGCATGCTCTCCTCGCAGTCCGTTGTGCGCCAAGCGTCCGTGTGACCAGGCCGATCATGGCGACGGTAGGGGCGACCGGCGGTCGCCCGACAGTATCCACCGCCGCGCCGGACGCTACAGCCCGTAGAACTGCCGCGGGTTGTCCTCCACGATCTTCGTGTGCATCGCCGCGCTGATGCCGCCGTCCTCCTTGAGCGACGTGAGCGCCTCCAGCTCCGTGGACGAATCGGCGTGCCCGTAGTCCGTGCCGATCATCAGGGTACCTTCGCCTGCCTGTTGCATCAGGTACGGCACGTCGTCGCCGATCTGGCAGGTCACGTACATATTGTACTCCCGCAGCAGGTCCTGCGGCAGCCTGTCGTCCACCGTATCCAGCCGGCGGCGCAACTCGTACACGACCCAAGGGATCCACGATGCCGCGGTTTCGATGAAGCCGAAACGCAGCTTGGGAAACGTCTTGGGCACACCGGAGCTTACCAACCGGAAACAGGCGCCGACGTTGAAGATGCGGTACTGGTTGAAGAACTCGCGGCTGCCGTCGGGGCTAGCCATCATGTCCACCAGGCTGGCGTTGCCGTTGGACTGGTGCAGCCCGATGCACAGGTCCAGCTTGGAAGCTTCCTCGTAGATCGGGAAGAAGAATGGGTCATCCACGCTGCGGCGGCCCTCCATCGGCCGCATGAAGATGCCGCAGGCACCGTTCTCCTTGGCGAAGCGCAACTGGTCCATGGCGTCCGGCATGCTGAGAAACGGCAGCACGCACATCCAGCGCAGCCGCCCCTGGGCTTCCTTCCAAATGTCGGCCAGCCAGCGGTTGTAAGCGCCGCACAGGGCCACGTCCACCTCCGGTCGCTCGGTGCACTGATCCAGGAAGATGCTCGTGTAGAGGATCTGCACGTCGATGCCCAGCTCGTCCATGTGCGCCAGCCGAGCCCCCACGTTGGCCACGTCGCGGGTTTCCATGGAGGTGGTCATCTGCCTCCCGGTCCTGCGCGAACGCTCCTCCAGCGCCTCCTCGGTGAACGCGAACCGGAACAGCCCGCGGATCTTCCCGTCGATGACCCAGTTCTGCCGCTGCGTCCCGTCGTTGGGATCGAAAAGGGCCGGCCGGTACTTCTCCTCCGAGGGCGTGAGATAGTCCCACGTACGCGGGCTCTCGACGACATGCGCGTCAGCGTCTACCCATCCCATTGGATCGGTCTCCTTCCGTGGATAGCTGTGCGATACGGTCCGAGATTATCCGGGATGAAGCGGAGGCGTCAACCGGATTGATGCCAAACGTCAACACCCTCCTCCTTCCTACATTGACCCGCCACCCGAATCCTGCCATGCAGGAACACACTCGCCCGAAGGAGGTCACCATGCCAGGCGTCGTGGACGCGGATACGCACATTATCGAGCATCCGGGGATGTGGGAGCTCTTCGATCCGGAGTTATACCAGCGCCGGCCGGTGCTGGCGTCGACCACGGTGGACAGCGTCTACGGGGAGAACAACCAGGTTTGGCTCATCGACGGCATGGCGGTGCCCAAGCGCTTCGGCAAGGGGAGCGCGCTGGTGGCGGTGGGCGGCTCGGACAGGGAGAACGCCCGGACGGACATCGCGGCATCGGTGCGCTACGTCACGGACCCGGTAGCGCGGGTGCGGGACATGGACAAGCGTGGAGTGCACGCGGAGGTGGTGTACCCTACCCTGCTGCTGAGCTACCTCGACGTGGACGTGGCCCTGGAGGTGGCCGTCTGCCAAGCCTACAACCGCTTTCTCGGCCAGGCGTGGAAGACCGCCGGCGACCGGCTGCGCTGGGTCGTGGTGCCGCCGCTGCGGGACATGGACGCTTCGGTGCGGGAGATCGAGACGGCGCGGGACCACGGCGCGGTGGGGGTGTTCTTCCGCGGGGTGGAGGGTGACCGCTCGCTGGCGGAATCGTATTTCTTCCCCGTGTACGAGGCGGCCAACCGGCTGGGCATGGCCATCTGCATCCATACCGGCGCGGGCGCTCCGGAGATCACGAGGGTGTTCGACCGCAACTTCAGCCACAACCTTCCCCACGTGCGCTCGCTGCCGCTGTTCGCCTTCCGGGACCTCGTGGCCCACAAGATCCCGGAGCGCTTCCCCAACCTGCGCTTCGGCTTCATCGAGGCCTCCGCCTCGTGGGTTCCCTACATCCTGCACCATCTGCAACGCGCCAGCGGCGCCCGGCTCAACGCCGGCGGCGACGCGGACGCGTCACTCGACTGGGGACCCGGCCTGTTCCGCGACTACCGTCTCTACGTGGCCGCGGAAGCCGACGAGGACCTGCCCTACCTGCTCACCCACATCGGCGAAGACCACATCATCATGGGCTCCGACTACGGCCACCAGGACCAGTCCCGGGAGGATGGCATGGTGGCGGTGATGCGGCGCAAGGAGGACGTCTCCCCCGAGGCGGTGGAGAGGATCCTCTGCGACAATCCCCGCCGGTTCTACGGGCTCGACTGACGCAGGGACGGTTCGCCGGTCGCCCCTACCCCGCACACCCACCCGGTGGTCGGCGACCCTCTACCGGCCCAGGATGGCCACACCCCATCAGGATGATCATGACCTGTTTCTGGTCGGCCCTCGTCGAGCGGGATTCTCGGGGTCTTCCGCCCATCGGGCGGGGTTCTCCGCGATGTATTGGCGAATGCGGTTCAGCACGGCTTCGTACCGGATGACGTGCTCATGGTAGTTGCGCTGCCACACCGATGTGCCAGGGGTGCCGCGGAAAGCGTTGATGCGTCTGGCCGATGCCGATTTGAAACCCGCCACTATCGCACCCACAGACCTTGGTCCGGGTCCCGTAGGGGCGACCCGCCGGTCGCCCCCAACCGGCACACCCACGCCCGTGATCAATGAC encodes:
- a CDS encoding DUF6295 family protein, encoding MIAKKVVMEGSGKQSEDWFKVNQANVAYDHPYHVFREHSLNIDFVNETEGTGARVAVELSVDSARKLVDTILNVLDEAERGGWIDENEGAEEHMPPVKSSGTL
- a CDS encoding dienelactone hydrolase family protein, giving the protein MYTTDQYEGMLAETITIQGHNGDTINAYYARPLGAGPFPGVVAIHHLPGWDEWYREATRRLAHHGFATISPDLYHRAGAGTPEDVAAKIRADGGVADDQVVGDLTGAMNYLRSMPYHNGKVGIWGTCSGGRHAFLTACRAQGFDAVVECWGGRVVASGDDLTAKQPVAPFDYTADLSCPILGIFGNDDKSPSPEQVDQHEAELKKHGKDYEFHRYDGAGHGFFYYDRPAYRQEQAVDGWKKLLDFFGKQLG
- a CDS encoding amidohydrolase family protein, translating into MGWVDADAHVVESPRTWDYLTPSEEKYRPALFDPNDGTQRQNWVIDGKIRGLFRFAFTEEALEERSRRTGRQMTTSMETRDVANVGARLAHMDELGIDVQILYTSIFLDQCTERPEVDVALCGAYNRWLADIWKEAQGRLRWMCVLPFLSMPDAMDQLRFAKENGACGIFMRPMEGRRSVDDPFFFPIYEEASKLDLCIGLHQSNGNASLVDMMASPDGSREFFNQYRIFNVGACFRLVSSGVPKTFPKLRFGFIETAASWIPWVVYELRRRLDTVDDRLPQDLLREYNMYVTCQIGDDVPYLMQQAGEGTLMIGTDYGHADSSTELEALTSLKEDGGISAAMHTKIVEDNPRQFYGL
- a CDS encoding amidohydrolase family protein — protein: MIGYPVIDADGHLTEPMTAYRERVPEPYSSARELYPHDGWDRNLGRMGHRVADPERELSDIDAEGIDTAVLFPTAGLGIGNVRDPARARVLANAYNGWLHEFCGASPERIKGVGIVALQEVESAVEELERLVEMGMVAVQVPTYVAWRKLSDRELDPFYAAAERLKVPLAIHSQPRDAAGTDRFDKFLAIHAVTHPFEQMIAMTQLIFGGVLERYPGLKVGFLESGAGWVPYWMDRLDEEWEKRGDVEAPLCTRAPSEYVKSGRCYFGVECEELTIPDAIRHIGDRSLLYSSDNPHWDTDWPHSVEKLRQRDDLTEENKHRILCRNAADFYGVPVSEIAAVPAQG
- a CDS encoding amidohydrolase family protein, which gives rise to MPGVVDADTHIIEHPGMWELFDPELYQRRPVLASTTVDSVYGENNQVWLIDGMAVPKRFGKGSALVAVGGSDRENARTDIAASVRYVTDPVARVRDMDKRGVHAEVVYPTLLLSYLDVDVALEVAVCQAYNRFLGQAWKTAGDRLRWVVVPPLRDMDASVREIETARDHGAVGVFFRGVEGDRSLAESYFFPVYEAANRLGMAICIHTGAGAPEITRVFDRNFSHNLPHVRSLPLFAFRDLVAHKIPERFPNLRFGFIEASASWVPYILHHLQRASGARLNAGGDADASLDWGPGLFRDYRLYVAAEADEDLPYLLTHIGEDHIIMGSDYGHQDQSREDGMVAVMRRKEDVSPEAVERILCDNPRRFYGLD